The Haloprofundus salinisoli region CCCGACTACGTGCTATTGACGCACGGCCACGCCGACCACATCGGCCACGCCGGCGAGTTCTCCGACGCAACGCTCGTCGCGGTGCCGGAACTCGTCTCCTACGCGAAAGAGGAGATGGGCTTCGAGGACGCCGTCGGCGGCATGGGGATGAACATCGGCGGCACCGTCGAGTGCGGCGACGCCTACGTGACGATGCACCGCGCCGACCACACCAACGGCGTCAACACCGGCTACGAGTACGACGTCGGGATGCCCGGCGGGTTCGTCATCTCCGACACCAAGCCGACACAGATGTCCGACGAAGAGTCGACCGCCTTCTACCACGCCGGCGACACCGGGCTGATGACCGAGATGCGCGACGTCATCGGTCCGTACCTCGAACCCGACGCGGTGGCGGTTCCCATCGGCGACCACTTCACGATGGGTCCGTGGCAGGCGGCCATCGCCGTTGACTGGTTGGACGTCGACTACGCGTATCCGATGCACTACGACACGTTCCCGCCCATCGAACAGGACCCCGAAGCGTTCCGGCGCGAGGTGGAGGCGACGGGCTCTGACGCGGAAGTCGTCGTCCCCGAAGCGGACGAGTCGTTCACGCTCAAAGAGGGATACTGAACCGCGGGGTCGGTCGGCGTCAGCGATTGTTCAAATTTCGAGTTATTCATCCCACTGAAACGACCATTTTTGTGCGCGGCAGTGGTTGAGAGAGGTGTATGGCGAAAGAAGTACATACCGTTTCCGAGGAAGGGTACAGCGCGACCAGT contains the following coding sequences:
- a CDS encoding metal-dependent hydrolase encodes the protein MELTWHGHSTWYVTVGDTDLLIDPFFDNPKTSLDPSDVDEPDYVLLTHGHADHIGHAGEFSDATLVAVPELVSYAKEEMGFEDAVGGMGMNIGGTVECGDAYVTMHRADHTNGVNTGYEYDVGMPGGFVISDTKPTQMSDEESTAFYHAGDTGLMTEMRDVIGPYLEPDAVAVPIGDHFTMGPWQAAIAVDWLDVDYAYPMHYDTFPPIEQDPEAFRREVEATGSDAEVVVPEADESFTLKEGY